In Plodia interpunctella isolate USDA-ARS_2022_Savannah chromosome 17, ilPloInte3.2, whole genome shotgun sequence, one genomic interval encodes:
- the LOC128676904 gene encoding larval cuticle protein 65Ag1-like has protein sequence MHKSMLFALAFVAVALAAPQDNQVYILKQEADVNPEGYQFQFETSDGTARQEQGTLKQFSEDHKAIQVQGSYKYVAPDGVTYTITYTADEHGFQPQEHVEHQDGQQNQQQQYQQ, from the exons ATGCATAAATCT atGTTGTTCGCTCTTGCCTTCGTCGCCGTGGCGTTGGCTGCGCCCCAGGATAACCAAGTCTACATCTTGAAGCAAGAAGCTGACGTCAACCCGGAGGGATACCAATTCCA GTTCGAAACGAGCGACGGCACAGCCCGCCAAGAGCAGGGCACCTTGAAACAGTTCTCGGAAGACCACAAGGCAATCCAAGTCCAGGGCAGCTACAAATACGTCGCCCCTGACGGCGTGACCTACACCATCACCTACACCGCCGACGAGCACGGCTTCCAGCCCCAGGAGCACGTCGAGCATCAGGACGGACAGCAGAACCAACAACAACAGTACCAGCAATAA
- the mr gene encoding anaphase-promoting complex subunit 2 isoform X2: MSHKKGDLKIYWNKINYAFPILNDTTFSDCTSAEYEEIQQIIVGLGIQIRIRDLALVHIEKYLRQHVAPSFWSKFIKAEEEVKGFQLFKSAVNDLYESVSSFQDMLRRLTVLNSSCCDNKPVFGEKDVIMGFKQQIRATLLSQLPLDYHIIINHFYKVSFNVFDNEYEYSDMGEDVMCSGCWNEYSDCNCSYIVKVFHDTNRKLMDLQLLERLTGQVLTNFIQTRIESHIQKLCDGTFDVSHIGFLENWLDTTVMSWLTRIYCAGSSKPPPDDKNIQNAISKFKQKLSYYLYHSYTKLRIDQLFNIIIDYPDSQPAVEDIKLCLCKTDLRASLCKNLQAALETRLLHHGVNTTDILTAYVSTIRALRHLDPSGVILETVTKPVRNYLRNREDTVRSVVSSLTEDSAGSELAEELAKFAVDGEGEIDKDEAWDEWNPDPVDADPKVNSSDRKANDIISMLVNVYGSKELFVNEYRTLLADRLLAQGVINTEKEIRYLELLKLRFGESQLHFCEVMLKDISDSKRINALIQQDKDFEAENKKFASNAMILSAQFWPPFKDETLELPEEIQNHFKSYTKSYEALKGNRTLDWKPHLGNVNIEIEIGNKKLDLTVSPFNATLIMHFQTKPEWSLEELHQAMKVPVTILRRKITYWQSMGLVSEKSSDVYVLVDGSDANKSSVASNQVQEMICEDDEAESVMASAHDQRERDLQVFWSYIFAMLTNLNSLPLDRIHQMLKMFAPGTECSLQELRQFLDTKVRTHQLVLQGGMYMLPKT, translated from the coding sequence ATGTCACATAAAAAAGgagatttgaaaatatattggaaTAAGATAAATTACGCTTTCCCTATATTAAATGATACAACTTTCAGCGACTGTACGAGTGCCGAATATGAAGAAATTCAGCAAATCATTGTCGGATTGGGCATTCAAATAAGAATAAGAGACCTTGCATTAGTGCATATAGAGAAATATCTTCGCCAGCATGTCGCTCCATCTTTCTGgtctaaatttattaaagcAGAAGAGGAGGTTAAAGGTTTCCAGCTGTTCAAGTCAGCGGTCAACGATCTCTATGAGTCAGTATCGAGCTTTCAGGATATGTTGCGAAGGTTGACAGTGCTGAATAGTAGTTGTTGTGATAACAAACCTGTCTTTGGTGAGAAAGATGTCATTATGGGTTTCAAGCAGCAAATCAGGGCAACCCTTCTGTCTCAATTACCATTGGATTATCACATTATAATCAATCATTTCTACAAAGTGTCTTTTAATGTATTTgataatgaatatgaatattctGATATGGGTGAAGATGTTATGTGCTCAGGATGCTGGAATGAGTATTCAGATTGCAACTGTTCTTATATTGTCAAGGTGTTTCATGATACAAACAGGAAGTTGATGGATTTACAGTTACTTGAGCGGCTTACGGGACAGGTTTTGACAAACTTCATCCAAACAAGAATAGAGTCCCATATACAAAAATTGTGTGATGGCACTTTTGATGTATCTCATATTggttttttagaaaattggtTGGACACCACAGTGATGTCATGGTTAACAAGAATTTATTGTGCAGGCTCATCTAAACCACCACCTGATGATAAGAATATACAAAAcgcaatttcaaaatttaagcaAAAGTTAAGCTATTATCTATATCATAGTTATACTAAGTTAAGGATAGatcaactatttaatataatcatCGATTATCCAGATTCCCAACCTGCAGTAGAGGATATAAAGTTGTGTTTGTGCAAGACTGATCTGAGAGCCTCTTTGTGCAAAAACTTGCAAGCTGCTCTAGAGACTAGGCTGCTGCACCATGGAGTGAACACAACAGATATATTGACTGCTTATGTTTCTACAATACGAGCTTTGAGACATTTAGATCCATCTGGAGTTATTTTAGAAACTGTAACGAAGCCAGTTAGAAATTATTTGAGGAACAGAGAGGATACTGTGCGCAGTGTAGTGAGTAGCCTCACAGAAGACAGTGCTGGCAGTGAGCTAGCTGAGGAACTTGCTAAGTTTGCTGTGGATGGTGAAGGAGAAATTGACAAGGATGAAGCTTGGGATGAATGGAATCCAGATCCAGTGGATGCAGACCCTAAAGTCAATTCCAGTGACCGGAAAGCAAATGACATAATATCTATGCTGGTTAATGTTTATGGTAGTAAAGAATTGTTTGTTAATGAATACCGCACACTCTTAGCAGACAGGCTACTGGCACAGGGAGTCATCAAcactgaaaaagaaattagatACTTggaattattgaaattgagATTTGGTGAGTCTCAATTGCATTTTTGTGAAGTGATGCTAAAAGACATATCAGATTCAAAGAGGATCAATGCTCTCATACAACAAGACAAAGATTTTGaagcagaaaataaaaagtttgccTCTAATGCCATGATTTTGTCTGCACAATTTTGGCCACCATTCAAAGATGAAACTTTAGAATTGCCAGaagaaatacaaaatcattttaaatcttACACAAAGTCATATGAAGCATTAAAAGGCAATAGAACATTAGATTGGAAACCACATCTTGGCAATGTCAAcattgaaatagaaataggGAATAAGAAGCTGGATTTGACAGTCTCTCCATTCAATGCTACTCTAATCATGCATTTCCAAACAAAACCAGAGTGGTCACTTGAGGAGCTCCACCAGGCGATGAAAGTTCCAGTTACTATACTCAGGAGGAAAATCACATATTGGCAGTCGATGGGCCTTGTGTCAGAAAAGAGTTCTGATGTTTATGTGTTAGTAGATGGCTCAGATGCAAACAAATCAAGTGTTGCCTCAAATCAGGTACAAGAAATGATATGTGAAGATGATGAAGCAGAAAGTGTGATGGCGTCAGCACATGACCAGAGAGAAAGAGATCTCCAGGTATTTtggtcatatatttttgccatGTTGACTAATTTGAACTCATTACCACTAGACAGAATACATCAAATGCTCAAAATGTTTGCTCCTGGGACAGAATGCAGTCTTCAGGAACTGCGTCAATTTTTGGACACAAAAGTACGAACACATCAACTTGTTCTTCAGGGGGGCATGTATATGTTAccaaaaacgtaa
- the mr gene encoding anaphase-promoting complex subunit 2 isoform X1, producing MLRRLTVLNSSCCDNKPVFGEKDVIMGFKQQIRATLLSQLPLDYHIIINHFYKVSFNVFDNEYEYSDMGEDVMCSGCWNEYSDCNCSYIVKVFHDTNRKLMDLQLLERLTGQVLTNFIQTRIESHIQKLCDGTFDVSHIGFLENWLDTTVMSWLTRIYCAGSSKPPPDDKNIQNAISKFKQKLSYYLYHSYTKLRIDQLFNIIIDYPDSQPAVEDIKLCLCKTDLRASLCKNLQAALETRLLHHGVNTTDILTAYVSTIRALRHLDPSGVILETVTKPVRNYLRNREDTVRSVVSSLTEDSAGSELAEELAKFAVDGEGEIDKDEAWDEWNPDPVDADPKVNSSDRKANDIISMLVNVYGSKELFVNEYRTLLADRLLAQGVINTEKEIRYLELLKLRFGESQLHFCEVMLKDISDSKRINALIQQDKDFEAENKKFASNAMILSAQFWPPFKDETLELPEEIQNHFKSYTKSYEALKGNRTLDWKPHLGNVNIEIEIGNKKLDLTVSPFNATLIMHFQTKPEWSLEELHQAMKVPVTILRRKITYWQSMGLVSEKSSDVYVLVDGSDANKSSVASNQVQEMICEDDEAESVMASAHDQRERDLQVFWSYIFAMLTNLNSLPLDRIHQMLKMFAPGTECSLQELRQFLDTKVRTHQLVLQGGMYMLPKT from the coding sequence ATGTTGCGAAGGTTGACAGTGCTGAATAGTAGTTGTTGTGATAACAAACCTGTCTTTGGTGAGAAAGATGTCATTATGGGTTTCAAGCAGCAAATCAGGGCAACCCTTCTGTCTCAATTACCATTGGATTATCACATTATAATCAATCATTTCTACAAAGTGTCTTTTAATGTATTTgataatgaatatgaatattctGATATGGGTGAAGATGTTATGTGCTCAGGATGCTGGAATGAGTATTCAGATTGCAACTGTTCTTATATTGTCAAGGTGTTTCATGATACAAACAGGAAGTTGATGGATTTACAGTTACTTGAGCGGCTTACGGGACAGGTTTTGACAAACTTCATCCAAACAAGAATAGAGTCCCATATACAAAAATTGTGTGATGGCACTTTTGATGTATCTCATATTggttttttagaaaattggtTGGACACCACAGTGATGTCATGGTTAACAAGAATTTATTGTGCAGGCTCATCTAAACCACCACCTGATGATAAGAATATACAAAAcgcaatttcaaaatttaagcaAAAGTTAAGCTATTATCTATATCATAGTTATACTAAGTTAAGGATAGatcaactatttaatataatcatCGATTATCCAGATTCCCAACCTGCAGTAGAGGATATAAAGTTGTGTTTGTGCAAGACTGATCTGAGAGCCTCTTTGTGCAAAAACTTGCAAGCTGCTCTAGAGACTAGGCTGCTGCACCATGGAGTGAACACAACAGATATATTGACTGCTTATGTTTCTACAATACGAGCTTTGAGACATTTAGATCCATCTGGAGTTATTTTAGAAACTGTAACGAAGCCAGTTAGAAATTATTTGAGGAACAGAGAGGATACTGTGCGCAGTGTAGTGAGTAGCCTCACAGAAGACAGTGCTGGCAGTGAGCTAGCTGAGGAACTTGCTAAGTTTGCTGTGGATGGTGAAGGAGAAATTGACAAGGATGAAGCTTGGGATGAATGGAATCCAGATCCAGTGGATGCAGACCCTAAAGTCAATTCCAGTGACCGGAAAGCAAATGACATAATATCTATGCTGGTTAATGTTTATGGTAGTAAAGAATTGTTTGTTAATGAATACCGCACACTCTTAGCAGACAGGCTACTGGCACAGGGAGTCATCAAcactgaaaaagaaattagatACTTggaattattgaaattgagATTTGGTGAGTCTCAATTGCATTTTTGTGAAGTGATGCTAAAAGACATATCAGATTCAAAGAGGATCAATGCTCTCATACAACAAGACAAAGATTTTGaagcagaaaataaaaagtttgccTCTAATGCCATGATTTTGTCTGCACAATTTTGGCCACCATTCAAAGATGAAACTTTAGAATTGCCAGaagaaatacaaaatcattttaaatcttACACAAAGTCATATGAAGCATTAAAAGGCAATAGAACATTAGATTGGAAACCACATCTTGGCAATGTCAAcattgaaatagaaataggGAATAAGAAGCTGGATTTGACAGTCTCTCCATTCAATGCTACTCTAATCATGCATTTCCAAACAAAACCAGAGTGGTCACTTGAGGAGCTCCACCAGGCGATGAAAGTTCCAGTTACTATACTCAGGAGGAAAATCACATATTGGCAGTCGATGGGCCTTGTGTCAGAAAAGAGTTCTGATGTTTATGTGTTAGTAGATGGCTCAGATGCAAACAAATCAAGTGTTGCCTCAAATCAGGTACAAGAAATGATATGTGAAGATGATGAAGCAGAAAGTGTGATGGCGTCAGCACATGACCAGAGAGAAAGAGATCTCCAGGTATTTtggtcatatatttttgccatGTTGACTAATTTGAACTCATTACCACTAGACAGAATACATCAAATGCTCAAAATGTTTGCTCCTGGGACAGAATGCAGTCTTCAGGAACTGCGTCAATTTTTGGACACAAAAGTACGAACACATCAACTTGTTCTTCAGGGGGGCATGTATATGTTAccaaaaacgtaa
- the LOC128677027 gene encoding single-strand selective monofunctional uracil DNA glycosylase-like isoform X1, producing the protein METAPEVISSFFVSENNVSKAKDIADEFLELLDQLNSSLNQLELPRKVECVYNPTVYARHTFEMYVRKFCNTKKTVMYFGMNPGPWGMSQTGVPFGEISSVKDWLGIEGPVGKPAVEIANRRVLGFACNRTEVSGLRFWGLTKRICTTSDDFFKTSFVYNYLPQQWMNSKGTNITPGDFSLAQLRPLFDICDPIFCKVLQLYEVKIIIAIGKFCEKRAEKALKTYLPNNSVQILYLPHPSPRVVNNIDWEQKAYEFLQSYNLMQYYSN; encoded by the exons ATGGAAACTGCACCAGAAGTAATATCATCGTTTTTCGTTTCTGAGAATAATGTTTCGAAAGCAAAGGATATAGCTGACGAGTTTCTTGAACTTTTAGACCAATTAAATAGTTCATTAAACCAATTAGAACTCCCTCGAAAAGTAGAATGTGTTTATAATCCTACTGTATACGCGCGGCACACCTTTGAAATGTATGTGAGAAAGTTTTGCAACACAAAAAAGACTGTTATGTACTTTGGAATGAATCCAGGACCTTGGGGCATGTCTCAAACTGGA GTGCCCTTTGGAGAAATAAGTTCAGTTAAGGATTGGCTGGGCATTGAGGGACCTGTTGGTAAACCTGCTGTGGAGATTGCAAACAGGCGTGTATTGGGTTTTGCCTGCAATAGGACTGAG GTAAGTGGACTAAGATTTTGGGGTTTGACAAAGCGGATTTGTACAACTTCTGACGATTTCTTTAAAACTAGCTTTGTCTACAACTATTTGCCACAACAATGGATGAATAGCAAAGGCACGAACATTACACCAGGCGACTTCTCT CTGGCCCAATTGAGACCCCTCTTCGACATTTGTGATCCCATATTTTGCAAAGTCTTACAATTGTATGAAGTGAAGATAATCATAGCAATTGGCAAGTTCTGTGAAAAAAGGGCAGAAAAAGCTTTGAAAACCTATCTACCAAATAATTCTGTTCAG atTTTATACTTACCACACCCAAGTCCAAGAGTGGTCAATAATATAGACTGGGAACAAAAGGCTTATGAATTTTTGCAATCATATAACCTTAtgcaatattattcaaattaa
- the LOC128677027 gene encoding single-strand selective monofunctional uracil DNA glycosylase-like isoform X2 — translation METAPEVISSFFVSENNVSKAKDIADEFLELLDQLNSSLNQLELPRKVECVYNPTVYARHTFEMYVRKFCNTKKTVMYFGMNPGPWGMSQTGVPFGEISSVKDWLGIEGPVGKPAVEIANRRVLGFACNRTEVSGLRFWGLTKRICTTSDDFFKTSFVYNYLPQQWMNSKGTNITPGDFSLAQLRPLFDICDPIFCKVLQLYEVKIIIAIGKFCEKRAEKALKTYLPNNSVQAGLNISVQ, via the exons ATGGAAACTGCACCAGAAGTAATATCATCGTTTTTCGTTTCTGAGAATAATGTTTCGAAAGCAAAGGATATAGCTGACGAGTTTCTTGAACTTTTAGACCAATTAAATAGTTCATTAAACCAATTAGAACTCCCTCGAAAAGTAGAATGTGTTTATAATCCTACTGTATACGCGCGGCACACCTTTGAAATGTATGTGAGAAAGTTTTGCAACACAAAAAAGACTGTTATGTACTTTGGAATGAATCCAGGACCTTGGGGCATGTCTCAAACTGGA GTGCCCTTTGGAGAAATAAGTTCAGTTAAGGATTGGCTGGGCATTGAGGGACCTGTTGGTAAACCTGCTGTGGAGATTGCAAACAGGCGTGTATTGGGTTTTGCCTGCAATAGGACTGAG GTAAGTGGACTAAGATTTTGGGGTTTGACAAAGCGGATTTGTACAACTTCTGACGATTTCTTTAAAACTAGCTTTGTCTACAACTATTTGCCACAACAATGGATGAATAGCAAAGGCACGAACATTACACCAGGCGACTTCTCT CTGGCCCAATTGAGACCCCTCTTCGACATTTGTGATCCCATATTTTGCAAAGTCTTACAATTGTATGAAGTGAAGATAATCATAGCAATTGGCAAGTTCTGTGAAAAAAGGGCAGAAAAAGCTTTGAAAACCTATCTACCAAATAATTCTGTTCAG GCAGGGTTAAACATTTCAgtgcaataa
- the Nop10 gene encoding H/ACA ribonucleoprotein complex subunit 3, whose amino-acid sequence MYLRYYLNENGDRQYTLATIDPQGKPTLSAHPARFSPEDKYSRQRITIKKRFGLLITQQPEPIH is encoded by the exons ATGTATTTGCGTTATTACTTAAACGAGAATGGTGACAGGCAATACACCTTGGCG ACTATTGATCCCCAAGGAAAGCCTACACTTTCTGCTCATCCAG ctCGGTTCTCTCCTGAAGACAAGTACTCTAGGCAAAGGATAACAATCAAGAAGAGATTTGGTCTTCTAATCACGCAGCAGCCAGAGCCTATtcattag
- the Trs33 gene encoding trafficking protein particle complex subunit 6b yields the protein MADDILFELLHSEIINYSLEQSKDSNEKKETDLSVVEYIGFAAGYKIMERLTREWPRFKDELDTMKFICTDFWTCIYKKQIDNLRTNHQGVYVLQDNAFRFLTNFSNGHQYLEYAPRYVAYTCGLIRGGLANLCINSVVTAEVQNMPSCKFHIHVQRT from the exons ATGGCAgatgatatactttttgagttACTTCATTccgaaattattaattattctctTGAACAATCAAAGGACAGTAACGAAAAAAAA gAAACTGATTTGTCTGTTGTTGAGTATATTGGATTTGCAGCTGGCTACAAAATAATGGAGAGGCTGACTAGAGAATGGCCACGATTTAAAGATGAACTAGACACTATGAAGTTTATTTGTACAGATTTTTGGACttgtatatacaaaaaacaaattgataatCTCCGTACCAATCATCAAGGAGTTTATGTATTGCAAGATAATGCATTCAgatttctcacaaacttttctAACGGACATCAGTATTTGGAATATGCTCCCAGA TATGTTGCATACACTTGTGGTCTAATACGAGGTGGATTGGCTAACCTTTGCATCAACAGTGTGGTCACCGCTGAAGTTCAAAATATGCCATCTTGCAAGTTTCACATACATGTCCAAaggacataa
- the Hexim gene encoding uncharacterized protein Hexim has protein sequence MDVNNTITDIKDGDETRPSIIEPPSIVEIQKPKLEGNVKKKRRRGKSKRKVLKPFIKAPWQDRRKNDKTKRNNRFRKIVLSKTRAPYNNNQFLMEIHKPEPENSFHILRTPSARTRDSSFSVDSEENYFFSLPEDEEEYLTKEFSSVYEDAQSERLSNMSKNELIQEYLLLEAKYDTLVKRTERSKPKNLDNERDMIANDKDTSATDRDSMITERDTSGTSVVSSLAEEQSLSDIMQRLKEQEEQIIQLKLTNEKLQLENDHLRHRSQASSSEDSESDSSSSSDSCSTSSCSVSPVGEPITQPLQDLSNGNQDHEQNGVDTEELDPAYPLVNGFHSPEN, from the coding sequence atgGATGTAAATAACACAATAACAGATATAAAAGATGGCGACGAGACGCGACCTTCTATAATTGAACCGCCATCTATTGTGGAAATTCAAAAACCAAAGTTAGAAGGTAACGTAAAGAAAAAGAGAAGACGCGGCAAATCTAAACGTAAAGTTCTAAAACCTTTTATAAAAGCACCTTGGCAAGATCGTcgaaaaaatgataaaacaaaaagaaataatcgtttcagaaaaatagttttgtcaAAAACGCGTGCTCCTTACAACAATAACCAATTTTTAATGGAAATACACAAACCAGAACCTGAGAattcttttcatattttgcGCACACCTTCTGCGCGTACCCGTGATTCTAGTTTTAGTGTAGATTctgaagaaaattattttttctctctACCTGAggatgaagaagaatatttgACTAAAGAGTTCTCCAGCGTTTATGAGGATGCCCAAAGCGAACGTTTATCAAATATGTCCAAAAATGAGTTAATTCAAGAGTATCTTTTGCTAGAAGCTAAGTATGATACTCTAGTGAAAAGAACAGAACGTTCAAAACCAAAAAATTTGGACAATGAGAGAGATATGATTGCAAATGACAAAGATACCTCAGCTACTGATAGAGATAGTATGATAACTGAGAGGGATACTTCTGGAACATCTGTTGTATCTAGTTTGGCAGAGGAACAATCTCTTAGTGATATAATGCAGAGATTAAAAGAACAAGAAGAACAGATAATACAGCTTAAGTTAACAAATGAGAAGTTACAACTGGAGAATGATCACTTGCGGCATAGGTCACAGGCATCCTCCAGTGAGGATTCAGAGAGTGACAGTTCATCAAGTTCGGATAGTTGTAGCACTTCCAGTTGTAGTGTAAGTCCCGTTGGCGAACCTATAACTCAGCCTTTACAGGATCTATCCAATGGAAATCAAGATCATGAACAGAATGGAGTGGATACTGAAGAGTTGGATCCAGCATACCCACTTGTCAATGGATTTCACAGCCCAGAAAATTAA
- the LOC128677027 gene encoding tRNA-specific adenosine deaminase 2-like isoform X4, producing MVELMTRALELAMQAMEAQEVPVGCVFTIDGNIVAESRNTVNLTHNPTRHAEMNCIDIVLEYCKSNHIDYKAYFRSISVYVTVEPCIMCAAALNSLNIKEVIYGCANDRFGGKTVLDVSDFYDHSYSLIGNVLADEAMDLLKQFYKGVNPNAPEAKAKKKK from the coding sequence atggTAGAATTAATGACAAGAGCTTTGGAACTGGCTATGCAAGCTATGGAAGCACAAGAAGTGCCTGTTGGATGTGTGTTTACCATCGATGGGAATATTGTGGCCGAGTCACGTAACACCGTAAATCTCACACATAACCCAACAAGACATGCAGAAATGAATTGTATAGATATTGTACTAGAATATTGTAAGAGTAATCATATAGATTATAAGGCTTACTTTCGATCGATTAGTGTTTATGTGACTGTGGAACCCTGTATTATGTGTGCAGCTGCATTGAACAGTCTTAATATAAAAGAAGTTATATATGGTTGTGCAAATGATAGATTTGGTGGAAAAACTGTACTGGATGTCAGTGACTTTTATGATCACTCATATTCTTTAATTGGCAATGTTCTCGCAGATGAAGCCATGGATCTgttgaaacaattttataaggGTGTAAATCCCAATGCACCAGAAGCAAaggcaaagaaaaaaaaataa
- the LOC128677027 gene encoding single-strand selective monofunctional uracil DNA glycosylase-like isoform X3, with the protein METAPEVISSFFVSENNVSKAKDIADEFLELLDQLNSSLNQLELPRKVECVYNPTVYARHTFEMYVRKFCNTKKTVMYFGMNPGPWGMSQTGVPFGEISSVKDWLGIEGPVGKPAVEIANRRVLGFACNRTELAQLRPLFDICDPIFCKVLQLYEVKIIIAIGKFCEKRAEKALKTYLPNNSVQILYLPHPSPRVVNNIDWEQKAYEFLQSYNLMQYYSN; encoded by the exons ATGGAAACTGCACCAGAAGTAATATCATCGTTTTTCGTTTCTGAGAATAATGTTTCGAAAGCAAAGGATATAGCTGACGAGTTTCTTGAACTTTTAGACCAATTAAATAGTTCATTAAACCAATTAGAACTCCCTCGAAAAGTAGAATGTGTTTATAATCCTACTGTATACGCGCGGCACACCTTTGAAATGTATGTGAGAAAGTTTTGCAACACAAAAAAGACTGTTATGTACTTTGGAATGAATCCAGGACCTTGGGGCATGTCTCAAACTGGA GTGCCCTTTGGAGAAATAAGTTCAGTTAAGGATTGGCTGGGCATTGAGGGACCTGTTGGTAAACCTGCTGTGGAGATTGCAAACAGGCGTGTATTGGGTTTTGCCTGCAATAGGACTGAG CTGGCCCAATTGAGACCCCTCTTCGACATTTGTGATCCCATATTTTGCAAAGTCTTACAATTGTATGAAGTGAAGATAATCATAGCAATTGGCAAGTTCTGTGAAAAAAGGGCAGAAAAAGCTTTGAAAACCTATCTACCAAATAATTCTGTTCAG atTTTATACTTACCACACCCAAGTCCAAGAGTGGTCAATAATATAGACTGGGAACAAAAGGCTTATGAATTTTTGCAATCATATAACCTTAtgcaatattattcaaattaa